A genomic stretch from Miscanthus floridulus cultivar M001 unplaced genomic scaffold, ASM1932011v1 fs_60, whole genome shotgun sequence includes:
- the LOC136532390 gene encoding MADS-box transcription factor 58-like, with amino-acid sequence MQIHPSPPDHLMVMATAAAAMDMDAPAAPDGNAANKAAKQGRRGRREMRRIEDSTSRQVTFCKRRSGLLKKAYELSVLCGAEVALIVFSPRGRLYQFASAADCFPRGRSSTCTVPGAASLAAA; translated from the exons ATGCAGATCCATCCATCACCACCCGACCACCTCATGGTGATGGCCACCGCTGCGGCCGCCATGGACATGGATGCGCCGGCGGCGCCCGACGGAAACGCCGCCAACAAGGCGGCCAAGCAGGGGCGGCGCGGGCGCCGCGAGATGCGCCGGATCGAGGACTCCACGAGTCGCCAGGTGACCTTCTGCAAGCGCCGGAGCGGGCTCCTTAAGAAGGCGTACGAGCTGTCGGTGCTGTGCGGCGCCGAGGTCGCGCTCATCGTCTTCTCCCCCCGCGGCCGCCTCTACCAGTTCGCCTCCGCCGCCGA TTGCTTCCCTCGTGGCCGGTCGTCCACCTGCACGGTCCCCGGCGCCGCTTCCCTCGCGGCGGCGTGA
- the LOC136532388 gene encoding MADS-box transcription factor 50-like: MIEAFPSWIQSMSLILGKVLSLQNTIDRYLKHTEGTPANGKVETGVEKWKYEATTLGKKIDTIETYKRKLLGENLGSCSVQELKELEAQLEKSLSIIRQRKEKKLMDQILDLREKEQKLLMENAMLRDQCKALPLLELNDKDHDYHMDAAGGGEEEEAAAAKERRMEDVETELSIGIIGSRRLTESPALRLHQQPAGSYRRSSA; encoded by the exons ATGATAGAAGCATTTCCTTCATGGATCCAATCAATGAGCCTAATACTTGGAAAAGTTCTCAGCTTGCAGAATACAATTGATCGGTACCTGAAGCACACAGAAGGCACACCTGCAAATGGGAAAGTTGAAACAGGCGTAGag AAGTGGAAATATGAGGCTACAACCTTGGGAAAGAAGATAGACACAATTGAGACATACAAGAG GAAGCTGCTTGGAGAGAACCTTGGATCTTGTTCAGTTCAGGAGCTAAAAGAACTGGAGGCACAGCTAGAGAAGAGCCTAAGCATAATCAGGCAAAGGAAG GAAAAGAAGCTGATGGATCAAATTCTAGATTTGAGGGAGAAG GAGCAGAAACTCTTGATGGAGAACGCGATGCTCCGTGATCAG TGTAAGgccctgcctctgctagagctgAATGATAAGGACCATGACTATCATATGGATGCTGCTGGTGGCGGCGAAGAAGAGGAAGCGGCAGCGGCGAAGGAGAGGCGCATGGAGGACGTGGAGACGGAGTTGTCCATCGGAATTATTGGAAGCAGGAGACTTACTGAATCGCCTGCGCTGAGGCTCCATCAGCAGCCTGCTGGATCATATCGACGATCGAGCGCATGA